One part of the Bdellovibrio bacteriovorus genome encodes these proteins:
- a CDS encoding L,D-transpeptidase family protein, whose translation MELVRLMGFLTVLSLALSANAQNSKDYLAVVDRIPVSELRWVMTQSGDHGVNAKSYWSDSMEQTFLVDPLNPTLRNQASLNYLRLLQNVSTGIVDPALVGVDVKLTKKKFPTPIELQTALAAAGQNPNVLLESMSSQMPQYLALRDSLRKMNNACVNNLWPALPKVKKTLKLGSKDPILIPLKTRMAQLGYQMTSLDNVFDDKVVAAVNDIQWNLRFKPDSKISPGGKTWKYLNVSCQDRMRQIRLDMEKLRWFPQHVEERYIFVNLAMSYFSLVDKSGGGFYSMSFRTINGRPERKSPTMKDKIVYIVINPFWVVPPTIFREDKVEEIKNLWPWEIRQYFDSRHYQVWNKSFTQRIDPATIDWYNMDPTQDANIYIRQSPHRMNALGSLKFMMTNSYAIYLHDTNQRELFAEPQRLLSSGCVRVEKPVDLAEYLMKGTEWDRTAIERYMAKPGEVLDKDTKVQLKQQIPVYMVFLTSQLSSDGILRFAEDSYKQGTRLLRLGAW comes from the coding sequence ATGGAGTTGGTGCGTCTCATGGGTTTCTTGACTGTTCTGAGCCTTGCTTTGAGTGCGAACGCGCAGAATTCAAAAGACTATTTGGCCGTTGTGGACAGAATTCCGGTAAGTGAACTGCGCTGGGTGATGACACAGTCAGGGGATCACGGAGTCAATGCGAAGAGCTACTGGTCGGATTCAATGGAGCAGACTTTTTTGGTTGATCCGTTAAATCCCACTCTGCGAAATCAGGCGAGCCTTAACTATCTGCGCCTGTTACAGAATGTTTCCACCGGAATCGTTGATCCGGCGCTGGTGGGAGTCGATGTGAAGCTGACCAAGAAGAAATTCCCGACGCCTATTGAACTGCAGACGGCTTTGGCCGCTGCCGGGCAAAATCCCAATGTGCTGCTGGAGTCCATGTCATCGCAAATGCCGCAGTATCTGGCATTGCGCGACAGCCTTCGCAAAATGAACAATGCCTGTGTGAACAACCTGTGGCCCGCATTGCCTAAAGTCAAAAAGACTTTAAAGCTAGGAAGCAAAGACCCCATCCTCATTCCATTAAAGACACGCATGGCGCAGTTGGGTTATCAGATGACCAGCCTCGACAACGTCTTCGATGACAAAGTGGTGGCTGCGGTAAATGACATTCAGTGGAATCTGCGCTTTAAACCCGACAGCAAGATTTCTCCGGGTGGGAAGACGTGGAAGTATCTGAATGTGTCATGCCAGGACCGCATGCGACAGATCCGTCTGGATATGGAAAAGCTGCGCTGGTTCCCACAGCACGTGGAAGAGCGCTATATCTTTGTGAACCTTGCGATGTCCTATTTTAGCCTGGTCGACAAGAGTGGCGGCGGGTTCTATTCAATGAGTTTCCGTACAATCAACGGCCGCCCCGAAAGAAAGTCGCCGACCATGAAAGACAAAATCGTCTATATCGTGATCAATCCATTCTGGGTGGTTCCTCCGACTATTTTCCGCGAGGACAAGGTCGAAGAAATCAAGAATCTGTGGCCCTGGGAAATTCGTCAATACTTTGATTCCCGCCACTATCAGGTCTGGAACAAGTCGTTCACTCAAAGAATCGATCCGGCCACGATTGACTGGTACAACATGGATCCAACTCAGGACGCCAATATTTACATTCGTCAAAGCCCGCACCGTATGAATGCGCTGGGATCGTTGAAATTCATGATGACCAATTCTTACGCGATCTATCTGCACGACACGAATCAGCGGGAGCTGTTCGCGGAACCGCAACGGTTGCTGAGCTCCGGCTGTGTACGCGTGGAAAAACCCGTGGATCTTGCGGAATATCTGATGAAAGGAACAGAGTGGGATCGTACAGCGATCGAGCGCTATATGGCCAAGCCGGGTGAAGTGCTGGATAAAGACACCAAGGTTCAACTGAAACAGCAGATACCGGTGTATATGGTGTTCCTGACGTCGCAGCTGAGCTCTGATGGAATTCTGCGCTTTGCCGAGGACTCTTACAAGCAAGGCACCCGCCTGTTAAGACTGGGTGCCTGGTAG
- a CDS encoding S1 family peptidase codes for MKKCFLSFLFLLSACAPSAQESASEHSLPDGDESAIVGGRRVTNTDPRANWVVMVRGTKGSFLFRSSGICTGAFITEDVILTAAHCLDEKDAKYDIAYGLNPLEEKRKVIRIDKVITHEDYKRDTSKLGAYDIALIKIRDPKPARLKILGLQAQPTLDQPTAYLAIGYGKTSEGSKVKERGVLHSTPTIISEINETHLIGNQKNGIGICQGDSGGPLLKADENGEPVIIGITHATFRYKGDPVTSNECYSRAAYVSVANQMDWIQKNLKLLSDHSDK; via the coding sequence GTGAAAAAATGCTTTCTGAGTTTTCTATTTCTGCTGAGTGCCTGCGCGCCGTCTGCCCAAGAGTCAGCGTCAGAACACTCTTTGCCTGACGGTGATGAATCAGCCATCGTCGGCGGTCGTCGTGTCACCAACACCGACCCTCGCGCCAACTGGGTCGTTATGGTTCGTGGGACCAAAGGCTCTTTTCTTTTCAGAAGTTCCGGCATCTGCACCGGGGCCTTCATTACTGAAGACGTGATCCTGACAGCCGCCCACTGCCTGGATGAAAAAGACGCCAAATATGATATTGCCTATGGCCTGAATCCGCTGGAAGAAAAAAGAAAAGTCATCCGTATCGACAAAGTCATCACTCACGAAGACTACAAACGGGACACATCAAAACTGGGCGCCTATGACATCGCCCTGATCAAGATCCGTGATCCCAAACCAGCACGTCTGAAAATCCTGGGGCTGCAGGCCCAGCCAACTCTGGATCAGCCAACGGCTTACCTGGCGATCGGCTATGGTAAAACCTCGGAAGGATCCAAAGTCAAAGAGCGGGGCGTGCTGCATTCCACCCCGACGATCATTTCTGAAATCAATGAGACCCATCTGATTGGCAATCAGAAAAACGGCATCGGCATTTGCCAGGGGGATTCCGGCGGACCTTTGCTGAAAGCAGACGAAAACGGCGAGCCCGTGATCATCGGCATCACCCATGCCACTTTCAGATACAAAGGCGACCCGGTCACTTCGAATGAATGTTACAGTCGCGCCGCCTATGTCAGTGTGGCCAACCAGATGGACT